From a single Columba livia isolate bColLiv1 breed racing homer chromosome 19, bColLiv1.pat.W.v2, whole genome shotgun sequence genomic region:
- the LOC110365092 gene encoding ral guanine nucleotide dissociation stimulator-like 1 has translation MTDGYHSLSPCNPDDDEELEISSPEEFSFFQEEIVAEQLTYMDMTLFREVVPHHCLGCVWSRRDRQENKHLAGSIRATILQFNAVTNRVVSTILESKELKTQKRAKILENWIRIARECRILNNFSSLKAVISALQSTSIYHLKKTWACVPDKDNLAVCS, from the exons atgACTG ACGGGTATCACAGCCTTTCTCCCTGTAACCCGGATGATGACGAGGAGCTGGAGATCAGCAGTCCAGAAGAATTCTCATTTTTCCAAGAAGAAATTGTGGCAGAACAGCTGACATACATGGACATG ACGCTCTTCAGGGAAGTTGTGCCCCACCACTGTCTGGGCTGCGTCTGGTCCCgaagggacaggcaggagaacaagcACCTGGCAGGGAGCATCAGAGCCACCATCTTGCAGTTCAACGCCGTCACCAACCGTGTGGTCAGCACCATCCTGGAGAGCAAAGAgctcaaaacacagaaaagagcCAAGATCTTGGAGAATTGGATTCGTATTGCACGT GAATGCAGGATCCTGAACAACTTTTCTTCCTTGAAGGCCGTCATTTCCGCACTGCAGTCCACCTCCATCTATCACCTGAAGAAGACCTGGGCCTGTGTTCCAGA CAAGGACAATCTTGCTGTGTGCTCCTGA